Below is a window of Corvus cornix cornix isolate S_Up_H32 chromosome 2, ASM73873v5, whole genome shotgun sequence DNA.
gtaAGTGGTGTGAGCGCTGTTGGCTTTCAGATTTGATAAGCTGTTATGAAAGTTTAGCAGTGCTCACTATAGCTAAATAAAATAGATCTAggtgctttggggttttgtttttgggttcccccccccccccaaataaTTACTGATTCCAGTTGTCTCAGTTTTGAAGCTCCTTGGAAGggagttaattttattttaaggttcccatcattttctgaaatacatgcCTCTAAAAGCATCTTCTTTAGGGTTACAGAATCAATCCTTGTCTTCTGCAGTTTTAAGTCTCAGCTagtaaatgaaatgttttgttagCCATCTCTAAAACTCTCTTCTCCGTTGTTAATAAAAATCAGTCTGTCATTAAATGTGAATATGAGTTTCAGACACCTATGATTTGTTTTGCCACTCAATGCAAATGCTGCCTACCTATCAATTTTTTATGTACAAGGAGCAAATATAGCTGccttctaattttcttcttcattatcACCCATGTTTTTGTGACTGTGTATATGCATTCGTGAATTCCTGTCGTTCTGTTTTAAAGGTAGTGGCTGgcataaatgtttaaattaaaacaatatgAGCTTATTAATCAAGACTTGGGCCttttttgctaatttttgtATCAAGAAAGAGGGAACTAATGTGCTaataacttctgttttcaaagtgaGTTTTGTactctccttttattttgcttctgcttgTAGAAAAAGCATGGACCCATTTGCCAAAAAACTTCTGCCAAGAAAAGGAAGACGTTCGATTCCAGCCgacagagagcagaaggaacTGACATTCCCACAGTAAAACCTCTTAAGCCACGGGTATGTTATAATTTACTCTGCATATGAACATTTTAGGcaaatatatatgcattttaatAAGGCTTATTTCTGCTGGCAGTTTGTGTTAATTAGATCTACTAAAATCTGGAAGAAATCGAACTATGATGTTATATACTAAAATAAGGTGCATACTTAGCTTCAAGTAGAAACTTCAAACATACGAAGCTTTCTTTTTTGCCTCTTAGCCAGAACCACCCAAAAAACCGTCTAACTGGAGACGAAAGCATGAGGAATTTATAGCAACTATACGAGCAGCCAAAGGACTTAATCTTAAAGATGGTGGAAAACTCCCTCCACCACCCCCACCATCATATGACCCTGGTATGTAAAGTAGTCAAGTTCCttacatacttttttttaagttaatgtGTAGAAATTTGAATTGAAAAGGAATTTGTTGGAATACAACATTCACAAGTTCTTGAAGATGCAGATGCTGGGTTGTAACTGTGGATCTGGCTGACTCACATCCTGTGTAGCTTTCAAAGCCCatgactttgtttttaatgtgtGGAAAGGTAGCTGTGGCCAACTTGCACCTTGATACTGTCTTATAAACCATAGGCTGGACAAATTGTTTCAATACCTTGTTTGTGCTCACAACAGTGGAACTGCACAGAAATAGCAGACTGCCTTTTTAATTAGCTGACACCCACAACATATTTATGTTGTGGTAATGCACTTTTGTGTTCTTCAAATGTAATCTCTCCCATTTCTTGCTGAATTCACATTTGGTTTTATGTATGCAGTGTACACCTTAATCCCTCATGTAGTGGGGGTACTTGTGTTTTGGGTATGTGAGATGTGTGAAGTTTGTATTACCAAGGGTGTGACAGTCCTTGGGTACCTTCAGAACTGAGACTGGATAAAGTGTTCAAGCAGTCTGATGTTAATGAGAAGGAAATACACTGTTCATTTAACTTCTGGGATGTGATAATAGGttgaagaatatattttttcctcttgttctaaGAGCTAAACCATTTGATCAGCTTAATGGCTATTTTCAGAAAGATTGGGAAAAAAGCATGTTTGCTTCTGTCTGTGGTCAAGTGAGGATGTAAAGTGTTCCCTGCCTTGTTTCTCTGCAGGAGATGTGTTAGTCCAGTATTAGGATTGTAATTGTGCATTCACTGTAAGAAGCTGTATTATTCAGCTTTCTGTACTCACAATCTTGAAAAGCGATATAGCTAATCTTAAAAAGTAAAGCCATCTTAAAGTAAAGCCATCTTAAAGTAAAGCCAATGGCTAATAGCTTTTGCTGTGGATAAGAATCACAAGGCTTGATCATGGAAAGAATCATTAATAATCTATATAGCATATCTATAATCTATCTAGTTGTAGTTGGTTTTAGTCTCCTGGCTTCATCCTGCTGCAGTGGGTAAGGCTTAGGGAGAGGAAACCAGGAATGAAGAGACCAGGCACAAAGTGATCAGTGGATACTCTTCTTACAAATAGCGCAGAGGCAGCTACTGTTGCTCCTTTTCCACTTCTCATGTAGGAGAGAGAGAAGACTGTGCGTGGTACCATGAATGTATCCATCGTCTCCTAGTCAACTCTTGTCTTTGTTTCTAACAAGCAGcaagtctttttccttttaatggaAAGAATCTCGTATTCATATTTTCTACTTAACTGCCCTGAGTTGGCAAATAAACAGTATTGCTGCTTCTTCCATCTCCCTGAACTTGACTGTGTGTGTACTGCCCTCTTATTTTGATtagcttttttttgtaaagcTTACACTGAATCCTAGAAGTTCATCTGGACAGTATGAGCAGTACTTTCAGATAGCCATTGTGCCATAGGATTtagcttttgtattttcagacCCTGTACTGGTTTAGTGTATAGCTCTAAAACTTCATGtagcctgttagctactgttagacataacaaaccctctctgggcctggACTCAATGACACCTTGTTGTCACAGgcccaaaatatgtaaactaagcctctggggagggggaacaaacttggggtaattacatcattaccCGAAATTGTAATTGGAAAATTAACCCTGgtatgcaaatggaccaaacttataaaagttTGAAAAACCCGTGACCCAGCGTCCATTGTAGATGTAGCCCCTTGGAGACTTTTTGACTCCCAAGGTGTTCCTATTGGAGGCCCTCAATAAGtacctgctttgcttttattcttttaatcttgtctagcctctgttttcaggtagccacttcaaggcatcaGCCAAGTGTCTGACTGGTACTATGTGTTTGACAAAAGGATTAAGATACAATTCCTGATTCTTAAGAGTATACATTCATCCTCTACAGTCTGATACGTTTGTGGACTTTGAAAGTTTTCTGTGGGAACTGAGCTCTGCACCAGACAGAAATGGCTTATTATCTAGGGGCTTTCACAGctgctttattaattttttttttcttttttttactttctttggAACAATTTTAGTTTGACTACATAGATATTACAATTCTGTTTCTGAGCTTTTCTCTCTTAAGGTATAGTTGATGTTTGAGTGTTCTGACAGTAGCAGAGTatatgttaaataaataaatagtagTTGTTTTACCCCATGAGATTCCCATGCTGTCACTTCTCTGTGTTCTTCCTGTGTCCTTAGCTCACACTTCTTGGGTCACAGTTCATGGTTTGGTGGCCATTACATCATTTAACTTACTCAAAACAGTTTACTAATTTTTAGAGGGACAAGTCTTTAAGCCAGATCTGCCACATTTGGACTAGTGACATGTAAACCAAAacttattttagattttataaTATCTAATTGTAATTTTGGAGGCAGTGGCTGTTGAATTTCACCTCATTTTCTTCaatacatttctaaaatgaCCTAGAAACACACTAATTTAACCTGCTTTGCCAATATCAAGCTTTTTTTAAGTTGAAGCTTACATGGTTTCGAATACTCTAACCTGGGGCATACAGCATCAATATCTCTAGACACTGAAATACCTGTCTGAAACTGCAGTCCAAACATATAATTTTCCAAGGccactgtattttaaagtcTGTATTTCCAGCATACAGGTgatgtttcttttaatattttaagcatttatgttgccctttctgttttttccccaatgaGAGTAATATTTCCTGCATGTAATACTGTTTGCAGTGTGTACTATGCAAAAGTAATACAGCCACCAGTTACTTTCTTTTGCATCTCTCTAGAGACAGCTCCTAATTTTGGCTGAGTTTCTTTagattctttttatttgttaaatttctgtttgtttttttttttaatgatcacTTCTAGTATTGCAGTTAGTTATTTCTCAGTTCTTTCAAAATTGCCAGAGGAAACagattttgttgtctttttctgcttgtgtgGGAAAGGTTTTAATGTATTCCCATTATCTTGAACAAACTGAactgtttgtgggtttttttaatttttgattgtttgtttaTTTAGCTTCTTCTCCACTTCCTTCTAGCTGATGTCTCTGCCATGTCCTTGTACCTCTTTGGCTACCTTCTCTGCAGAACAGCATCTCTTAAAGTGTTTCTGATTTTGCTGAGGTTACTTCTAACCCTCAACTACTCTTATTCTTATCCATCAAACTAGAAACGTCTTTTGTGTTACATGTGGATAATATTCTTTTACttagaaatctgtatttcattttcagattcaAGAAGCCATAATTTCCCCTGGAGGAGGGGCTGCTCTTTAAAAGACTTTCAAACACtctcagttttaaaacatattatTAATGTtagattttatgtttttaagatTACATTCAGTGTCCGTACTGTCAGAGGagatttaatgaaaatgcagcTGACAGACACATCAATTTCTGTAAGGAGCAAGCTGCACGTATTACTAATAAGGGGAAATTGGCAGCTGATACCAAAGGGAAGCTTCCTACTCGAACACAGGTGAGCTATAACACTTTTCTTAACTTGGAACTTGTATTCAATGTCAAATGAAGCTTGTCAAATAGTGTGTTGCTTTTAAATGGAATTAACtgttttattctgtaattttattatttgcacTGACTGAAATTAGACGCTTAAGTATGGATGAggcttttgctttcttaaaCTGCAGAGGTCCATAAGTCAGATGGCAGCAGTTGCAAAGCCAAAACCAGTCATAAATGTAATTGAGAAATGTGCAAATGACAGGTAAAGGTATCAGGAGGAAATAGAGATGCAGTTTTTGTAAAGGAAGTTGAATTTCTATTGTGCTAGTTTCTGAATCCTATTAAAGACAGTTGCTTAGGGGGCAAACAAAGGTACCTGACTACAGGACAACTGTCAGCAGTATTTTGGCTAATTAGAGGCTTTAGGAGGATTCAGGTGTATTACACAGTATTTTGAATCAGTGCAGGGACTGGTCCAGATGCCACAGGTGAAAGTAAGATTTGtgtttgaaagacaaaaatagtTCTGCCCTTGAGTAttcttttctaaattaattGGTAATGAGGTGATGTTTTTATCTTAACTTGAGTTTGATTCCAGCTATGGAAAAAGATGATAAAATCtgtagaaaagcaaaaaatgcagagagaCATACAgttgaacaacaaaacaaagccactAAGTTAGAGAATGTTTCCTGCTAGTATCATCTGTAAGTATTAGAAAACAGACTATCAGAAGCCATTTGCATGTTCCCATACAAGAAACAGGTTGCCTAGTAGGAAATCATCATCTGTTCTCCCACAGTACCTGAAAGAACTACCTGTTGTGTTATATAGATAGCTTGATTTAATTGCTTAAATTTCTAGGTTGTATTTTGTTACAGTACAAACCTGCTGCGGTTAAGAAGATGCCTTCTGTAGGATCAACACCATCACCATCATCACGCTTACCACAGCCAAGTAGTGTTAGCAAAACTGTTGTAGGTATGAAGTTAATGTTATGAATTGTTCCATTTCCCTTCTAAATATTAGTCCTCAAAGTATGCagtaaaaatttattatttatttgatatAGTGGTTTgtaaaatctcatttaaaataaagttggAAGGGGCACTGATTGCCATCTATCTAAAAAGACTCTTGAGCACTTAGGATTCTGGTTTatatatcagatttttttttttttttctggattgaATATGAAAAATCATTCAGTGTAGTAATGCATGATTGTATTGAATACTGATCTCTCACCTGAAATGTATCTGATGTTtaattctgtaattaatttatATGCTGAATATGATCATGAACTGGTGAAAATACATAGTCAAGGCATGTATATTATAATTATGCAAGCAGTGGTCTAATTTGGGTTTCAGATATCATCAGATATCAAACATGTTCTGCTTGTACATActttgacttttccttttttcctgaggaaagtAATTGAGATACAGTATTTCTTCTTAGAATAAAACACTGTCTCAATTACgtattttctataaattttttggaacatattttctttttgtattatCTTGATACTGGCTCATatctttgtatttctgaaactcctgttttgaattttgcaatgaaaatttttaaaataaattgtatcatttcagcagcaaaatctTACATTTTCTTACATTCTCATGCTTGCTTTCAACTGCAAGGTGCTTCCTCAAGTAAAGCTTCTTCTTCGTCTGGATCCAGTGGGAGCAAAATTCAAACGTTATCACCAGCTCATAAGAACTCACTGGGAATGGTGAACCCACAAGCAGGGTAAGTTCTATCTCATGTCGTCATTTTTGcttaatttcatatttatgttGTTCTAGTTCTAGAAATCTCTGTCGTTTGTTTcacttgctttttatttttttcctatgagcTTCAGAAGTACAGtgttttgcatttattctttATCTGTAAATACAGCTATATGTTTAAGGACCACTGGAGCA
It encodes the following:
- the ZC2HC1A gene encoding zinc finger C2HC domain-containing protein 1A isoform X2 — translated: MLAGREVAALPQQRRSETEPSPSRRSERAMEGLEGEVPVQTGDLLPCKICGRTFFPAALKKHGPICQKTSAKKRKTFDSSRQRAEGTDIPTVKPLKPRPEPPKKPSNWRRKHEEFIATIRAAKGLNLKDGGKLPPPPPPSYDPDYIQCPYCQRRFNENAADRHINFCKEQAARITNKGKLAADTKGKLPTRTQYKPAAVKKMPSVGSTPSPSSRLPQPSSVSKTVVGASSSKASSSSGSSGSKIQTLSPAHKNSLGMVNPQAGKMDKLGPPLQTGRDVQRFYDTDTKTDRTIQRPNELLLVKKGTTKARTSTPPSVARAMSTGALTNRRKTSNSDIYLRSDGKTGYDSRDCPSSVNGGSAKSSEGISPVQLSKFCHECGTKYPVEWAKFCCECGIRRMVV
- the ZC2HC1A gene encoding zinc finger C2HC domain-containing protein 1A isoform X1 codes for the protein MLAGREVAALPQQRRSETEPSPSRRSERAMEGLEGEVPVQTGDLLPCKICGRTFFPAALKKHGPICQKTSAKKRKTFDSSRQRAEGTDIPTVKPLKPRPEPPKKPSNWRRKHEEFIATIRAAKGLNLKDGGKLPPPPPPSYDPDYIQCPYCQRRFNENAADRHINFCKEQAARITNKGKLAADTKGKLPTRTQYKPAAVKKMPSVGSTPSPSSRLPQPSSVSKTVVGASSSKASSSSGSSGSKIQTLSPAHKNSLGMVNPQAGGTTKARTSTPPSVARAMSTGALTNRRKTSNSDIYLRSDGKTGYDSRDCPSSVNGGSAKSSEGISPVQLSKFCHECGTKYPVEWAKFCCECGIRRMVV